The nucleotide sequence CCTCCGGGCTGGTGCCCAGGGTGTGGATGGACACCTGGAAGGGTTGGCGAGAGGGGTACACGGGGGGGTCTTGGCGCCACTTCTCCAGGAGCACGGGCCAAATCCTCTCCTGGTAGAGGGCTTGGGCGTTCCCGCCCGCGTTCACGGCCTCCTTGTAGGACTGCCAGAGGGCCTCGAGGTCCAATCCCTGGTTCGGTAAAGGCTCCATAGGTCGGCTCCCTGGGGCCAGGCTTCCTTGTGAGGGCACTTCCTCAGCTTCCGTGCTGGCCCTTGACTTAGGGTCATATTAACCTGTACCGACTTACCCCTTGGCCATCCCCGAGCCCGCCCTGCACGTTCGGCCATGCATTTCCCATGGGCAGGCTACGCCGCTACCCACAAGGGAATGGCATCGAACTCCAGGAGGAGGGGAGGGGCCACCCCCAACCTCTCCCGGGCGTAGGCCACCATCTGCCGCACCTTACCCATGGTGATGCGGTGTTCCTTCCGCAAGGCCACAAGAACATTGGCCTCCACCAGATTGTGGAAGGAAAGCAGGGGACCGCCCTCAGGAGTCGCAATCAAAGGCCCGGACCACCCCCATCCCTGGCCCCCACGCACCGGGTAGCTCCGCCCCCGCACCCAGGTGCGCAGAGTGGCTTCGGGAACCCCCAGGTACCGGGCCGCCTCCCGCAGGGTGTAAAGGGGGCGGTCTCGGGGAGCCAGAGCCGGGAGCGTAGCGGTGCCCTCAGCCCTGCCCTCATCCCCAGCGGGCTACCACAAGAGCTCCTGCTCCTTTAGGCCAGAGGAAGCTTGCCCCGCAAGCCCAAATAGGCCGCGCATTGCCCCCACCCTGCCACCTCCCTGGGAGGAGCCTTAGGCACCCACCCCTTAGGCTTCCGCAAGCCCACCAAGAGCTCATAGAGGTCCAGGCCCACCGCCTCAAGGCGGCCATCCTGGGCCGGGAGAGGTACACACCCTTTTACTTGCGCCAACGATAGCCGCTATAGAAGTGTGCTTTGTTGCGGGGCGAAGGCGCGTCCCAAACTTCAACCAAGCGAAGTATCCTTGAGCGCAGAGGTTTGGGGCAAAACCTAGACTCGGTACATTACAGCCCCTATTTGGTATAATGCACCTGTCCGGAACCCCGGACGGGCATCTTGAAAGCCAGCTTCCTCCGTCCTGCACGCGAGTATGCGTTTTCCCCTTTTCATCGCCCCTTTCTCCTGTGGCCTTCCAAGGGCGCAAACCCTCAAAAACCCCCGTTATTCACCCCTCGCATATTCCAAGCTTCATGCTTCTCACAAATACCCCCCTCGGGAGCCCGCTCCAGGACGATGCGCAGAGGGGGTACCCGTTGCACGAGGTTTAGCCCCGTAAGGGGATTGCGACACCGTGGGCCGCTTTCCACTTTTCCACAATCCTTTCCATCTTGTTGCACGAGGTTTAGCCCCGTAAGGGGATTGCGACCCCAGCCTGGCCGCCCTAGCCACTTCGGGGAGAGTGAGCGTTGCACGAGGTTTAGCCCCGTAAGGGGATTGCGACATTCCTCCAAAAGGTAGTGAATCCCCCCAACACAGTAGAGTTGCACGAGGTTTAGCCCCGTAAGGGGATTGCGACGGGCGGGTATAACCCGCCCCCCTTACTTTTGCCCCTACCCATGAGTTGCACGAGGTTTAGCCCCGTAAGGGGATTGCGACGAATTAATCCCCGGCCACGTGGAGGCTTGGGCGCTCAAAGCCTCAGTTGCACGAGGTTTAGCCCCGTAAGGGGATTGCGACCAGACTCAGGGTTGAAGCCAAACGTCGCCTCCACACCACCGAGTTGCACGAGGTTTAGCCCCGTAAGGGGATTGCGACGACTATCTGCGCGATTAGCAAGCACTTCACTCATCTTCTTGTTGCACGAGGTTTAGCCCCGTAAGGGGATTGCGACCTTCCTTACCCTCAGCCTGGGGCCCCTTACGCCTAGCGGCGTTGCACGAGGTTTAGCCCCGTAAGGGGATTGCGACTCCCGCCCAAAACCTGAAGCACCAGCTTCTTCACTTTCCGTTGCACGAGGTTTAGCCCCGTAAGGGGATTGCGACGTCAATGCCTGCTCCCTAATGGCCTATGCCTATCCCTCCAAAGTTGCACGAGGTTTAGCCCCGTAAGGGGATTGCGACTTCCATCTTCCTTTCCCCCTTTCTGTACGCCCAACCCTTGGGGTTGCACGAGGTTTAGCCCCGTAAGGGGATTGCGACTACCCCCCGGCTTGTGGCCCCCTAAGGGCTGTACCCTCAAGTTGCACGAGGTTTAGCCCCGTAAGGGGATTGCGACCTCCCATCGCCCCCCCTACCCCACTCGCCTCCCACCCGGTTGCACGAGGTTTAGCCCCGTAAGGGGATTGCGACGATTACCTTCTGCCTCGGCATACCGCTCACCTCCACCCCCGTTGCACGAGGTTTAGCCCCGTAAGGGGATTGCGACTGGGCCTGGACACGCCACCTTTGGGCGCTGCCCACGAGCTTGCACGAGGTTTAGCCCCGTAAGGGGATTGCGACTCTCCGTCCCGGCCAGCCACGACGACACTCTTGCCGGTGTTGCACGAGGTTTAGCCCCGTAAGGGGATTGCGACACGATAGTGGCCCGGCCGGTGTTGGTGTATCCCCCTCCGGTTGCACGAGGTTTAGCCCCGTAAGGGGATTGCAACTTGGAAAACGGCCCCGTGCCGCAAGCCGTCTCGGAATGAGACGCTCGTCCGCGGGATTGGGGAGCAGTCGCGGCGAAGTGCAAACCGCACACGGCAAGAGGGGGGAAGCGGGTATAGTTTCCTCATGGCAGAGCCAGTCCACGTGGCACTGGCAGCGCTGGTTCACGACGTGGGCAAGCTCCTCTCCCGCGCCCGCTGGGGGGAGCGGGACGAGGGCATGCCCGACCGCACCCATACCGCCTACACCGCCCTCTTCGTGCGGCAACACGCCGGGCTCTTCCAGAAGGCGGGCATAGACCCTAAGTGGCTGGAGCGCACGGCCAGCCGCCACCACGAGGGCTGGCGGGACCGCCCCCAGTACCAGCCGCAAACCCCCGAGGAGTGGTGCGTGGCCCTGGCGGATACCTACGCCTCCCAGGAGCGGGAAGGGGAGGGCCAGGGGGGAAACGTGCCCGAGGTGCCCCTTTGGCCCATCTTCCGCCAGCTTCGGCTTCAGGGGCAGGAGGGGGAAAAGGACCTCGGCCTGAGCCCCGTGCACGCCCTGGGAGAAGGCCTCGTCCCCGGGGCCCCCTACCCGGAGGCAAGGCCCAACGTGCGCAAGGAGGTCTACGGAAGGCTCCTGGAGCGCCTCGAGGACCGCCTGCAGGCCCTTTCCCGGCTCCCCTCTCTCAGCCCCGAAGCCCTCCTCCTCTCCCTGGCCGCCATCTTCCAGGAGGGGCTTGCCCTGGTGCCCGCCGACACCCAGTCGGAGCCCGACGTCTCCCTCTACGACCACCTCCGCCTGGCCGCGGCCATCGCCCACGCCCTGTGGCTCTACCACGGGGGAAGCCCCTCGGTGGCCGACCTCAGGCAGGACGGGAACAAGTTCCTCCTGGTGGTGGGGGACCTGGGGGGCATCCAGGGCCACATCTACCGCATCGCCGGGGCGGAAACGGGGGTGGGGGGCATCGCCAAGCGCCTGCGGGCCCGGAGCCTCGAGGTGAGCCTGGCCGCGGAGGCCCTGGCCCTGGGGCTTCTCAAAAGGCTGGGCCTCACGCCCCTGAACCGCCTCATGGGGGCCGGGGGCAAGTTCTACCTGCTCCTGCCCAACACCCAAGAGGCCCAAGAGGCCCTGGAGGAGGCCCGCAAGGCCTGGGGCGAGTGGGCCCTGCGGGGTGGGGGAAGCCTTCTCCCCCACCTGGCCTACGTGGCCTTCCGGGGCCAGGACTTCCGGGACTTCCCGGACCTCCTCAAGGCGGCCCACCGGGCTTTGGCCCAGGCTAAGCTACGGCCCTTCCCCCACCTCAGCCGCACGGAAGCCACCTTGCGCCAGGCCCTCCGCCCCTGCGCCGCCTGCGGCCTCAAGCCCGCCCGGGAGGACGCTCCGGGAAGCCTCTGCCCCGACTGCGAGCGGGAAGCGGAGGTGGGCAGGCTCCTTCCCCGAAGGGACCGGGTGGGCTTCTTCCTCGAGGAAGCCCCCCGCCCCTTCCTGCAGTTTCCCCCTTTGCGCGTGGCCTTGGGCCAGGGCTTCTTGGAAGGGGCCTGGCACACCTACCGCGCCCGGGCCGACTTCGCCCCCGACGGCGCCTCCTTTGAGGTGAAGCCCCTCCTGGGCCACCTGCCCACGGTGGCCCACGCCCTGAAGGCCAAGGGCATGGGCCTGGAGGCCTACCGGGCCTGGCTCCAGGAGGAGGGGCTTTGGGAGGAGGAAGAGGGCTGGGACGAGGACCGCCCCCTCACCTTCGGGGAGCTGGCCGCCCTTTCCGAAGGGGCTCCCTACCTGGGCGGGCTCATGCTGGACGCGGACCGCATGGGAGAGGCCTTCGCCACGGGCTTCCGCCGGGAAAGCCGTGACCTGGCCACCCCGAGCCGCATCGCCGCCCTTTCCCGGGCCTTGGAGTGGTTCTTCAGCGTGGAGGTGCTGGAGCTCCTCCGCAACCCCGCCGCGTATGCCAAGCGCCTGGGCTGGAACGACCGGGAGGCCCGTCAAAAGGCCCTCCGCTACCCCCTCCTCTACAGCGTCTACTCGGGCGGGGACGACCTCTTCCTCCTGGGGCCGTGGGACGCCCTCTTAGAGTTTGCCCTGGACCTGGAGAGGCTCTACCGCCTCTACACCCGCCACCCCGCCCTCACCCTCTCGGGGGCTTTCCTCCTTTTCGCCCCCAAGACCCCGGTTTCCCAGATGGCCGAGGCCCTGCGGGAAGGGGAGAAGCGGGCCAAGGAGGCGGGGCGGGGGCGGCTTTTCCTCTTCGGGCAGGCGGTGGCCTGGGCCGAGCTCCCCGAGCTCCACCGCTGGAGGGAGGACCTGCGCCGGGACCTGGCGGCGGAGAAGGTGAGCAAGGCCCAGGCCTACCGCTGGCTGGCCCTGTGGCGGGAGTTCTGGGCAGACGGCTTGGACGAGGGGGAGCGCATGCGCTACAAGCCCCTTCTGGCCTACGCCCTCCGCCGGGTGCGGGAAAAGGACGAAGGGACTTGGAAGCGGTACCTGGAGCTTTTGGACCACACGCAACCCGCCTGGACCCACCTGCCGGTTTGGATCCAGTGGGCCTTGTACCAGGAAAGGAGGGGGTGATGACGGTTTTGGAGTTTTACAAGGACAGGGAAAAAGGCCTTTTGGACCCAGCGGTCTTCACCAAGGCCAAGAAAGTGGCCGACGAGTTGGTGCAGGAAGGAAAGCTCAAGTCCAGCCAGTTCCGCAACTACTTCGCCGAGCTCCGGGCCCTGGAGAACCGCTTCCAGAAGGAGCGGAAGGCGGACGAGGCCACGGCCTTCGCCCGGCTTTTGCCCGAGCTGGAGCTCCTCAAGGCCAAGCTGGCCTACAACACCCGCTCGCAGGGGCCCCTCAAGGAGGCCAAGCGCTTCGTGGAGTTCATGAACGAGGCCCTGGAGGCGGGCCAGCGGAGCCCCCAGGACTTTGAAGCCATGATGAAGTACGTGGAGGCGGTGCTGGCCTACTTCTACGCCTCGGGGAAGTGAGGTGGTGGACGTGCAGCTCAGGAAGGTGATCCGCATCCGCGCCCTGCTCTTGGCCAAGACCGGGCTCCGGATCGGCATGAGCCGGGACCAGATGGCCATCGGCGACCTGGACAACCCCGTGATCCGCAACCCCCTCACCGACGAGCCCTACATCCCGGGCTCCAGCCTGAAGGGGAAGCTCCGCTACCTCCTGGAGTGGAGCCTGGGCGGGGACTACATCCTGAAGGCCAAGGAGAGGCACGTGTACGCCTCCCCTGACCCCCAGGACCCCGTGGCCCGCATCTTTGGCCTAGCCCCGGAAAATGACTCCAAGAGCCTCGAGGTGGCCCGCCAGCGGGGGCCCACCCGCCTCCTGGTGCGGGACGCCTACCTCACCCCGGACTCCAAGGAGGAGCTGGAGCGCACCATCGCCCGGGGCGGGTACCTCACGGAGATCAAGCAGGAGGTCTTCATCCCCCGCCTGGGGGGAAACGCCAACCCCCGCACCACGGAACGGGTGCCCGCAGGCGCCCGCTTCCAGGTGGAGATGGTCTACCGGGTGCTGGACGACTTGGACGAGGCGTATTTCGGGAAGTACCTCATGCGGGCCCTGGAGCTCCTGGAGCTGGACGGCCTGGGCGGGCACATCTCCCGGGGGTACGGGCAGGTTTACTTCCTCCACCCGGGCAAGCCCCTGGAGGCGCAGGAGGGCCTGGACCTGAAGGAGCGGCTGGAGATCCAGGAGGTTGCCCTCGCGGGGTAGGGCCATGCGGGCCACCGCCTACTACTTGCGCTTCCGCGGCCCCGTGCGGGAGCTTCCCAGGGCCACCACCCTCCTGGGCCACCTCCTTTGGTGGTACCGCTACACCCACGGCAAAGAGGCCCTGGAAGGGCTTCTGGAAAGGCTTCCCGGTACGGGCTTCCGCCTCTCCAGCGCCTTCCCGGAGGGCTGGCTCCCCAGGCCCAAGCTCCCGCCCATCCAGGTGGAGGAAACCGCCTTGCGCAAGCGCCTGAAGGCCCTGACCCTTCTGAGCTTCGCCACCTTCCAGCAGGTGGCGGAACGGGGGGAGGAAGCCCTCCTCGAGGCCCCCGAGGTGGAGGGAAAGCTCGCCCCGCCTGCCCCCCGCCGCCTGCGCCGGGCCCGGGTGGGCATCGACCGGGCCACGGGCGGGGCCCGCCAGGGGATCCTCTTTACCCAGGACCTCCTCTTCCCCACCGGGCGGTATGCGGTCTACGCCCTGGGAGAACCCCCTTTTGACCTGCGTGAGGGCCTGCGGTTCGTGGGGGAGATGGGCTACGGGGGCCTGGCCAGCGTGGGGGCGGGCTGGTTCCAGGTGGAGGAGGAGGCCCCCCTGGACCTGCCCGAGGCCAAAGCGCCCACCGCCTACGCCACCCTTTCCCCTGGCCCCCTCGAGGGGGCCCTCTTCTACGAGGCCGAGCCCTACTGGGGTCGCCTGGGCGGGGGGTACGTGGGGGCCCGGCCCTTCAAGCGCCCTTACCTCAGGGCCAAGGAGGGTAGCGTCTACCGGGAACCGGATGGGTATCTCCTCCTGGACGTGACCCCCTCGGAGCCCCCGGAAGGGGGCGTGAGGGTGTGGGAAGCCCTGCAGGTCTTTCCCTTGGGGGTGAAGGTATGAGCTTCCTGGAAACCTACGCCCTGGAGCTGGAGCTCCTCTCCCCCGTCCACGTGGGCACGGGGGAAGCCTACCCCGCCTACGCCTACGTGCCCGACTTTGCCAAGAAGCAGGTCCACCTCCTGGACCCCTCCGCCCTGCTCCTCGCCCTCTCCCAGGAGCGGCGGAAGGCCTTTCTGCAGAAGGTGGCCGAGGGCCCCAAAGGGGCGCAGGAGGTTCTGCGGAGCCTCTACCAGGAGGGGCAGGTGCCCCAGGAGGCCGTGGTCCGCACCCTCCCGGCCAGCACGGCCTTCTTGCTTGCGGTGAAGGAAGCTACCTCCGAAGCCCAGTTGGAGTACCGCCCTCTCCCCTACTCCCCCCAAGGCCCCTACCTGCCGGGGTCTAGCGTCAAAGGCGCCCTGCGCACCGCATGGCTTTTCTGGCGCCTTTTACAGAGAGGGGAGGACCTGGTGTTCCAAAGGGGTATGTGGCAGTTCCGCAGGTCCCTGGAGGAGGTTC is from Thermus tengchongensis and encodes:
- a CDS encoding helix-turn-helix domain-containing protein, whose product is MAPRDRPLYTLREAARYLGVPEATLRTWVRGRSYPVRGGQGWGWSGPLIATPEGGPLLSFHNLVEANVLVALRKEHRITMGKVRQMVAYARERLGVAPPLLLEFDAIPLWVAA
- the cas10 gene encoding type III-A CRISPR-associated protein Cas10/Csm1, which produces MAEPVHVALAALVHDVGKLLSRARWGERDEGMPDRTHTAYTALFVRQHAGLFQKAGIDPKWLERTASRHHEGWRDRPQYQPQTPEEWCVALADTYASQEREGEGQGGNVPEVPLWPIFRQLRLQGQEGEKDLGLSPVHALGEGLVPGAPYPEARPNVRKEVYGRLLERLEDRLQALSRLPSLSPEALLLSLAAIFQEGLALVPADTQSEPDVSLYDHLRLAAAIAHALWLYHGGSPSVADLRQDGNKFLLVVGDLGGIQGHIYRIAGAETGVGGIAKRLRARSLEVSLAAEALALGLLKRLGLTPLNRLMGAGGKFYLLLPNTQEAQEALEEARKAWGEWALRGGGSLLPHLAYVAFRGQDFRDFPDLLKAAHRALAQAKLRPFPHLSRTEATLRQALRPCAACGLKPAREDAPGSLCPDCEREAEVGRLLPRRDRVGFFLEEAPRPFLQFPPLRVALGQGFLEGAWHTYRARADFAPDGASFEVKPLLGHLPTVAHALKAKGMGLEAYRAWLQEEGLWEEEEGWDEDRPLTFGELAALSEGAPYLGGLMLDADRMGEAFATGFRRESRDLATPSRIAALSRALEWFFSVEVLELLRNPAAYAKRLGWNDREARQKALRYPLLYSVYSGGDDLFLLGPWDALLEFALDLERLYRLYTRHPALTLSGAFLLFAPKTPVSQMAEALREGEKRAKEAGRGRLFLFGQAVAWAELPELHRWREDLRRDLAAEKVSKAQAYRWLALWREFWADGLDEGERMRYKPLLAYALRRVREKDEGTWKRYLELLDHTQPAWTHLPVWIQWALYQERRG
- the csm2 gene encoding type III-A CRISPR-associated protein Csm2 is translated as MTVLEFYKDREKGLLDPAVFTKAKKVADELVQEGKLKSSQFRNYFAELRALENRFQKERKADEATAFARLLPELELLKAKLAYNTRSQGPLKEAKRFVEFMNEALEAGQRSPQDFEAMMKYVEAVLAYFYASGK
- the csm3 gene encoding type III-A CRISPR-associated RAMP protein Csm3 produces the protein MQLRKVIRIRALLLAKTGLRIGMSRDQMAIGDLDNPVIRNPLTDEPYIPGSSLKGKLRYLLEWSLGGDYILKAKERHVYASPDPQDPVARIFGLAPENDSKSLEVARQRGPTRLLVRDAYLTPDSKEELERTIARGGYLTEIKQEVFIPRLGGNANPRTTERVPAGARFQVEMVYRVLDDLDEAYFGKYLMRALELLELDGLGGHISRGYGQVYFLHPGKPLEAQEGLDLKERLEIQEVALAG
- the csm4 gene encoding type III-A CRISPR-associated RAMP protein Csm4 — its product is MRATAYYLRFRGPVRELPRATTLLGHLLWWYRYTHGKEALEGLLERLPGTGFRLSSAFPEGWLPRPKLPPIQVEETALRKRLKALTLLSFATFQQVAERGEEALLEAPEVEGKLAPPAPRRLRRARVGIDRATGGARQGILFTQDLLFPTGRYAVYALGEPPFDLREGLRFVGEMGYGGLASVGAGWFQVEEEAPLDLPEAKAPTAYATLSPGPLEGALFYEAEPYWGRLGGGYVGARPFKRPYLRAKEGSVYREPDGYLLLDVTPSEPPEGGVRVWEALQVFPLGVKV